A single window of Montipora capricornis isolate CH-2021 chromosome 14, ASM3666992v2, whole genome shotgun sequence DNA harbors:
- the LOC138033677 gene encoding small ribosomal subunit protein bS1m-like, whose amino-acid sequence MAATCRGFWRTSRTFSCLLNGNASFRPKTGTRTCFVAPGSLEDGETFEEMFRNSNFVKMGRPQGKLVAGRITHVVENEDSTDLYVDFGWKFHAVVTQGKEGKSAYKVDDLVTLKLKALEATGHFLGQNKRVTVCEADAELIGRTHPDTTYSVFQKEQSLDTTNPASSKVERTSFL is encoded by the exons atggcggcgacaTGCCGTGGGTTTTGGAGAACGTCCCGAACATTTTCATGCTTGCTCAACGGAAATGCTTCCTTCAGACCCAAAACAGGGACAAGGACATGTTTTGTTGCTCCAGGAAGTCTGGAGGATGGGGAAACATTTGAGGAAATGTTTCGAAATTCTAATTTCGTGAAGATGGGTAGACCTCAAGGAAAATTGGTCGCCGGCAGAATAACACACgttgtggaaaacgaagacagTACAGACTTGTATGTGGACTTTGGGTGGAAGTTCCACGCTGTTGTTACGCAAGGGAAGGAAGGAAAAAG TGCATACAAAGTTGATGATCTGGTTACCTTAAAGCTAAAGGCATTGGAGGCGACCGGCCACTTCTTAGGCCAAAACAAACGAGTGACTGTGTGTGAGGCAGATGCCGAATTAATAGGCAGAACACATCCTGACACAACTTACAGCGTTTTTCAAAAGGAGCAAAGTTTGGATACAACTAATCCTGCAAGCTCAAAGGTTGAGAGAACTTCATTTCTGTAG